A stretch of DNA from Rhizobium sullae:
CGCATCGATCTTTCGCGGAACATATCCCGGTCCCGGAACCACTATCGGGCCGGCTATCGTCTTCGGTTGGCGTGTCGCCAAGCACGCTTCCGGTAATACCAAGGACCTCTCGGGAACAAAACCCGGCATCGTGACGAATGAAAGGACCAGCCATGCAACGTTATGAGATAGCGACACTGTCCACGACGATGGGAGCGGCCGGAAAGGCAGCGCCTGCCATCGAAGCCTTTGCGAGTGAAGGAAAGGGTCGTCTGCTCGGCATCTTCTTTGCCGATATCGGTGCGTTGAACCGCGTGCTTGTGCTGCGCGGTTTCGATACGCCGGCCGACTACGATGCGGAACGTGACCGCACGCTGCGCGCGTCCAATCCCTTCGGTTCGGCCGAATGGCTGACGGCACTCAGCCTGGAAGGCTACGAACCGTTTCCCTTTCTCCCGCCGGTCGAGACCGGCACTTTCGGGCCTGCCTACGAATTCCGCACCTATATCCTTAAGACGGGCGGACTGGAGCCGACAATCCGTGCCTGGGAGGCGGCGGTTCCGCCACGCAGCGAACTGTCCAAACTGACCATCTGCCTCTATGGCATCGATGGCCGGCCGCGCATGACGCATATCTGGCCCTATGCATCCGTCAACGACCGCGGCCAGATCCGCGCGGATTCCGTCGCCAAGGGCATATGGCCACCGAAAGGCGGCCCGGACTGGCTGACCACCGACATGCATTCCACCATCGCCTACCCAACGGCAAACTCTCCATTGAAGTAACCGCCATTGGATCCGTCGCTCCGGCTTGGCTTCTTGGCGGGGCGATTTGAAACTGCTGACTATGCTGATGTTTGAGAATGAACTATCACACACTAACCATGCAAA
This window harbors:
- a CDS encoding NIPSNAP family protein, whose amino-acid sequence is MQRYEIATLSTTMGAAGKAAPAIEAFASEGKGRLLGIFFADIGALNRVLVLRGFDTPADYDAERDRTLRASNPFGSAEWLTALSLEGYEPFPFLPPVETGTFGPAYEFRTYILKTGGLEPTIRAWEAAVPPRSELSKLTICLYGIDGRPRMTHIWPYASVNDRGQIRADSVAKGIWPPKGGPDWLTTDMHSTIAYPTANSPLK